Proteins found in one Candidatus Effluviviaceae Genus I sp. genomic segment:
- a CDS encoding VCBS repeat-containing protein, with product MARTAIGAVVVAVSLLWSATAAGESAVYWTSAHELAPPGQYMSYLTTWGDLDGDGDPDVSSMKQFWNDGTCPGTPTWRTEGSVLPDCANCTAPRTATLGDLDADGDLDLIYGCWQPGLRMFWNVGTPQVPQWQQDLSMFGSGGDTEACPRLADLDADGDLDLVIVSAGGGTWFCENTGTSQAPQWLAFSCRSMSLGVIPPTGSIAVGDLDGDGDLDLVTVSTEQSLRAWENVGTPQAWQFVENPAMLTGVSGPPFGGGGLALLDVDCDGDLDLLMRDWVGNAYLWLNERVSAAASASWGTIKAIFR from the coding sequence ATGGCACGAACTGCGATCGGTGCCGTGGTGGTGGCGGTGTCGCTGCTGTGGTCGGCGACGGCGGCGGGAGAGTCCGCGGTGTACTGGACGTCGGCGCACGAACTGGCGCCGCCGGGGCAGTACATGAGCTACTTGACGACCTGGGGGGACCTGGACGGCGATGGGGATCCTGATGTCAGCAGCATGAAGCAGTTCTGGAACGACGGGACCTGCCCCGGAACACCGACGTGGCGGACGGAGGGGAGCGTGCTTCCGGACTGCGCGAACTGCACCGCCCCTCGCACCGCGACGCTCGGGGATCTCGATGCCGATGGCGACCTTGACCTGATCTACGGCTGCTGGCAGCCCGGACTCCGCATGTTCTGGAACGTCGGGACGCCCCAGGTGCCGCAGTGGCAACAGGACCTGTCCATGTTCGGCAGCGGGGGCGACACAGAGGCATGTCCACGCCTCGCGGACCTGGACGCCGACGGCGATCTTGACCTGGTCATCGTGAGCGCAGGAGGAGGTACGTGGTTCTGCGAGAACACAGGGACATCTCAGGCCCCGCAGTGGCTCGCGTTTTCGTGCCGGAGCATGTCACTGGGTGTGATCCCTCCCACTGGGTCAATCGCGGTCGGAGACCTGGATGGCGACGGTGACCTGGACCTGGTCACCGTGAGTACCGAGCAGTCCCTCCGGGCCTGGGAGAACGTCGGTACGCCGCAGGCGTGGCAGTTCGTGGAGAACCCCGCGATGCTGACCGGGGTCAGTGGACCACCGTTCGGCGGCGGAGGGCTTGCGCTGCTGGACGTGGACTGCGACGGAGATCTCGACCTCCTGATGCGCGACTGGGTCGGCAACGCATACCTCTGGCTGAATGAGCGTGTGTCAGCGGCGGCCTCCGCGAGTTGGGGCACGATCAAGGCCATCTTCCGGTAG